The Nitrogeniibacter aestuarii genome has a window encoding:
- the hisF gene encoding imidazole glycerol phosphate synthase subunit HisF — MLAKRIIPCLDVSAGRVVKGVNFVELRDAGDPVEVARRYDEQGADEITFLDITASSDARDIILHVVEHVAEQVFIPLTVGGGVRTVADVRRLLNAGADKVSINTAAVNNPDIVADASAKVGSQCIVVAIDAKQTGPGKWEVFTHGGRNNTGLDAIEWARKVESLGAGEILLTSMDRDGTKNGFDLGLTRAISDAIRIPVIASGGVGTLEHLADGVTEGRADAVLAASIFHFGQHTVEEAKTYMRDRGIEVRL, encoded by the coding sequence ATGCTTGCCAAGCGAATCATTCCCTGTCTTGATGTGAGCGCCGGTCGTGTGGTCAAGGGCGTGAACTTTGTCGAATTGCGCGACGCGGGCGACCCGGTCGAGGTGGCCCGTCGCTACGATGAGCAGGGCGCTGACGAAATCACCTTTCTCGACATCACGGCCAGTTCCGATGCGCGCGACATCATCCTGCATGTGGTCGAGCACGTCGCCGAACAGGTCTTCATCCCGCTGACCGTGGGCGGTGGTGTTCGCACGGTCGCCGATGTGCGTCGACTGCTCAATGCGGGCGCCGACAAGGTCAGCATCAACACGGCCGCGGTCAATAATCCCGACATCGTTGCTGACGCCAGCGCCAAGGTCGGGAGCCAATGTATCGTCGTGGCCATCGATGCGAAACAGACGGGGCCGGGCAAGTGGGAAGTGTTCACTCATGGTGGGCGCAATAACACCGGCCTCGATGCCATCGAATGGGCCAGAAAGGTCGAGTCGCTCGGTGCGGGTGAGATTCTGCTGACCAGCATGGATCGTGACGGGACGAAGAACGGCTTCGACCTGGGGCTGACACGGGCGATTTCCGACGCGATTCGCATTCCGGTGATCGCCTCTGGTGGTGTTGGCACGCTTGAACATCTCGCCGATGGTGTCACCGAAGGCCGTGCCGATGCCGTGTTGGCCGCCAGTATTTTCCATTTCGGTCAGCACACGGTTGAAGAGGCCAAGACCTACATGAGAGACCGTGGCATCGAGGTGCGCCTGTGA
- the hisA gene encoding 1-(5-phosphoribosyl)-5-[(5-phosphoribosylamino)methylideneamino]imidazole-4-carboxamide isomerase, with product MLLIPAIDLKDGHCVRLKQGEMEDATVFSENPAAMARHWLDKGARRMHLVDLNGAFAGKPVNEEAIKAIVDELGDDIPIQLGGGIRDLDTIERYLDDGIDYVIIGTAAVKNPGFLQDACSAFPGHIIVGLDAKDGKVAVDGWSKLTGHDVIDLAQKFQDYGVEGVIYTDIGRDGMLSGVNIEATVRLAQSLFIPVIASGGVTDLRDIDALCKVEEEGVMGAITGRAIYEGTLDFEAAQARADELAAG from the coding sequence ATGTTGCTCATTCCCGCCATCGACCTCAAGGACGGTCATTGTGTCCGACTCAAACAGGGCGAGATGGAAGATGCCACGGTATTTTCCGAAAATCCTGCTGCCATGGCCCGGCATTGGCTCGACAAGGGTGCGCGACGCATGCACCTTGTCGACCTGAACGGCGCCTTTGCCGGCAAGCCCGTGAACGAAGAGGCCATCAAGGCCATCGTGGACGAGCTCGGTGACGACATCCCGATCCAGCTCGGTGGAGGGATTCGCGATCTCGATACCATCGAACGCTATCTGGATGACGGCATCGATTACGTCATCATCGGGACGGCCGCCGTGAAGAACCCGGGTTTTCTGCAGGATGCCTGCAGCGCCTTCCCAGGGCACATCATCGTTGGCCTCGACGCCAAGGATGGCAAGGTGGCTGTCGACGGTTGGTCCAAACTCACCGGGCACGATGTCATCGACCTGGCGCAGAAGTTTCAGGATTACGGCGTTGAAGGCGTGATCTATACCGACATCGGCCGTGATGGCATGCTCTCCGGTGTGAACATCGAGGCGACCGTTCGCTTGGCGCAGTCCTTGTTCATTCCTGTGATCGCATCCGGTGGCGTGACCGATCTGAGAGACATCGACGCCCTGTGCAAGGTTGAAGAAGAGGGCGTCATGGGGGCGATCACTGGCCGCGCCATCTACGAAGGTACGCTGGACTTCGAAGCCGCCCAGGCGCGCGCTGACGAGCTTGCAGCAGGCTGA
- the hisH gene encoding imidazole glycerol phosphate synthase subunit HisH, translating to MIDVAVIDYGMGNLRSVEKAIEHVAGGASVKVTDDPSVVADARRVVFPGQGAMPDCMAELEARGLHAAVMKAAAEKPFLGICIGLQMLFERSEEGNVPGLGVFKGDVRRFADEKMVAADGARLKVPHMGWNEVWHDGAHPMWDNIPDGDRFYFVHSYYVQPAEESLAAAHSDYGFRFTSAVSRDNIFAVQFHPEKSARAGLQLLTNFISWNP from the coding sequence ATGATTGATGTCGCAGTGATCGACTATGGCATGGGCAACCTGCGGTCGGTTGAAAAAGCCATCGAACATGTGGCCGGCGGTGCCAGCGTCAAGGTGACGGACGATCCGTCCGTGGTCGCAGATGCGCGCCGCGTGGTCTTCCCGGGGCAAGGCGCCATGCCCGATTGCATGGCCGAGCTCGAAGCGCGGGGCCTTCACGCCGCCGTCATGAAGGCCGCCGCGGAAAAACCGTTTCTGGGTATCTGCATCGGCCTTCAAATGCTGTTCGAACGCAGTGAAGAAGGCAATGTACCCGGGCTGGGTGTGTTCAAGGGCGATGTTCGCCGCTTTGCCGACGAGAAAATGGTGGCGGCCGATGGGGCCCGGCTCAAGGTGCCGCACATGGGCTGGAATGAAGTCTGGCACGATGGCGCGCACCCGATGTGGGACAACATCCCGGACGGTGACCGCTTCTATTTCGTTCACAGTTACTATGTCCAGCCGGCCGAAGAGTCGCTGGCTGCGGCACATTCCGATTACGGCTTCCGGTTTACCAGCGCCGTGTCACGGGATAACATTTTTGCCGTGCAGTTCCACCCGGAGAAAAGTGCCCGGGCCGGTCTGCAGTTGCTGACCAATTTCATCAGCTGGAATCCTTAA
- the hisB gene encoding imidazoleglycerol-phosphate dehydratase HisB: MRQAEVKRDTLETQITVGLNLDGTGAARLETGVPFLDHMLDQIARHGMMDLNVLCNGDTHIDDHHTVEDVGITLGQAFAKAVGDKKGIRRYGHAYVPLDEALSRVVVDFSGRPGLYYFVEYTRARIGKFDVDLAREFFQGFVNHAGVSLHIDNLRGENAHHQCETIFKAFGRALRMAAELDPRAAGVVPSTKGAL, encoded by the coding sequence ATGCGTCAGGCGGAAGTTAAGCGCGACACCCTGGAAACACAGATTACCGTTGGTCTCAATCTCGACGGTACGGGTGCAGCCCGGCTCGAAACCGGGGTCCCGTTCCTCGACCACATGCTCGATCAGATTGCCCGCCACGGGATGATGGATCTGAACGTCCTGTGCAACGGCGATACCCACATTGATGACCATCACACGGTCGAGGATGTCGGTATCACGCTGGGGCAGGCCTTCGCGAAGGCCGTGGGGGACAAGAAGGGCATTCGTCGCTACGGCCATGCGTATGTGCCTCTCGACGAGGCGCTGTCCCGGGTGGTGGTCGATTTTTCCGGTCGGCCGGGCCTGTACTATTTCGTTGAGTACACGCGTGCCCGCATCGGCAAGTTCGATGTCGATCTGGCGCGTGAATTCTTCCAGGGTTTCGTGAATCATGCCGGCGTGAGTCTGCATATCGATAACCTGCGGGGCGAGAACGCGCACCACCAGTGCGAAACCATCTTCAAGGCGTTTGGCCGTGCGTTGCGCATGGCTGCCGAGCTTGACCCGCGCGCTGCCGGGGTGGTGCCGTCCACGAAGGGCGCGCTGTAA
- the hisC gene encoding histidinol-phosphate transaminase produces MSRFWSDVVHTLTPYVPGEQPKMDRLVKLNTNESPYGPSPRVIDAVRDAASEDLRRYPDPNADALKQCLATYHGLEPAQVFVGNGSDEVLAHAFMGLLKHDKPLLFPDITYSFYPVYCGLYDIAHRLVPLNEHFEIDPADYTGEAGAVIFPNPNAPTGRLMPLEAVEQILKAQPDVVVLVDEAYIDYGGQSAVGLLAEHPNLLITRTFSKSRALAGLRVGYALGSAELVEGLERVKNSFNSYPLGRPAQAGAIASVEDEPWFRDSCQRVIDSREHLTGALERMGFEVLPSAANFIFARHPAHPGADLAAALRERAIIVRHFKLPRIDAFLRITVGTDDECDALIQALGDIL; encoded by the coding sequence ATGAGTCGATTCTGGAGCGATGTGGTTCATACGCTGACGCCCTACGTACCCGGCGAACAGCCCAAGATGGACCGACTCGTCAAACTCAACACCAACGAGAGTCCTTACGGCCCCTCGCCGCGCGTGATCGACGCCGTTCGCGACGCTGCCAGCGAAGATCTGCGCCGCTATCCGGATCCGAACGCCGACGCACTCAAGCAGTGCCTGGCCACCTATCACGGCCTCGAGCCGGCGCAGGTCTTCGTCGGCAATGGCTCGGACGAAGTGCTGGCCCATGCCTTCATGGGCCTGCTCAAGCATGACAAGCCCCTGCTGTTTCCCGATATCACCTACAGCTTCTACCCGGTGTATTGCGGCCTGTACGACATCGCCCATCGGCTGGTGCCACTGAACGAGCACTTCGAGATCGACCCCGCCGACTACACGGGCGAAGCCGGTGCGGTGATCTTCCCCAACCCGAACGCCCCCACGGGCCGGCTGATGCCGCTCGAGGCCGTCGAACAGATTCTCAAGGCGCAACCGGACGTCGTGGTGCTGGTGGACGAGGCCTACATCGACTACGGCGGTCAGTCCGCCGTCGGCCTGCTGGCCGAGCATCCCAACCTGCTGATTACGCGCACCTTCTCCAAGTCGCGGGCACTGGCGGGTCTGCGGGTGGGCTACGCCCTGGGCAGCGCGGAACTTGTCGAGGGGCTCGAACGGGTCAAGAACAGCTTCAACTCCTACCCGCTGGGCCGCCCGGCCCAGGCCGGCGCCATCGCTTCGGTGGAAGACGAGCCGTGGTTCCGCGACAGCTGCCAGCGAGTCATCGACAGCCGTGAGCATCTCACCGGCGCACTGGAGCGCATGGGCTTCGAGGTGCTCCCCTCTGCAGCCAACTTCATTTTCGCGCGCCACCCGGCGCATCCGGGCGCGGATCTGGCGGCAGCACTGCGAGAGCGTGCCATCATCGTGCGTCACTTCAAGTTGCCGCGCATCGACGCCTTCCTGCGCATCACGGTCGGCACCGACGATGAGTGCGACGCCCTCATCCAGGCGCTCGGAGACATTCTCTGA